The Rhodamnia argentea isolate NSW1041297 chromosome 7, ASM2092103v1, whole genome shotgun sequence genome contains the following window.
TGTTTCATGGCCCTTGGTAGAAGCATCGGGTTGGGGTTAGGTCCGTCGGGATCCATCGAGGCCAAGCATGAGTCCAAGGTGGCTGGACTCGCAACCCCGAGTGCCCGGGCTTGAATCTTTTGAGGCCGGGCTCACGTCTATTGCGCCCAAGCCCAAAACCATAAGCTAAGGACCAAGTCCATCAAGGACGAGACCATGACAACAATGTTAGTGCACAGGATCATTGAGGCCAAGCCAAGTCCTTTGCTCCCATGCCCGTACCCACCGAGGCTGGGCTCGAGACCTCGGTGCCGAGGCTTTGGATCCCTGTCTCAGTCTTCAACACTCATGCCTCAGTACTTCGGCGCTTAGGCCCGAGTCTTGGGTTCGTCGAGGTTGGCTCCACGACATCAGCACTCGCCCGGATCAATTAGAGATCAGGTTAGAGATCTTAGCGCTCGTTTCATGCCTAAATAATGTATGTTTGTTtatgaaaatcaaatgagattatCTTCATCAAACCACATAGAAATAAAGACTGAGGATATAAccaaatacagaaaaatataatcattatttttttaaaaaataaatttctcacaaatatttttcaaaaacgttatattttcgaccaaaaaaaattcggaCAACATGAAGCTTACGTTGCATCCAGTCGACATCCGAGAAACGATAGACACACGACATGTGTACTGACTACTGACTACTGAGTACACCATGATTTGCCCCATGCCGTGTCCGCACGTGAGCAGGAACATAAATACAGGCGCCGCTGAATTTcgttagggaaaaaaaaaaaaaggaaaaggaaaaggaagatccAAAAACCACGTGCTGCTGCTCCCCCCACTCTAATTCGTCTTATTACGGTGCGGCCGGAATTGCCATCCGCACCCCCGGCAGTGTTCGTCGTTTGTGAAGGGAAGGAAAGGGCAAAAATGTCATTCCGGGCACTAAGCACAGTGGGGACCCCACCGCCCCCGGGTTTCGGATTCTCCGCCCACCCAAAACCATCTGCCAGAGCGCAAACCACGACAAATTTTGGGCTCGCCTCTTGTTTCGTATTGCCTTATAAAGAACTCCCGCCGCTCTCATTCTTCTCCATCCCATCATCAATCTCAAGCATCAGCACGCCATCAGGAAACGCGCGATCGAACCGAACCAGATCGAATCGTATCTCGAGATGAGCTCAACAAGCAGAGCGTGGGTCGTCGCGGCCAGCGTCGCCGCCGTAGAGGCCCTCAAGGACCAAGGGTTCTGCCGGTGGAACTACACCATCCGGTCGATCCACCAGCACGCCAAGAACCGGGCCAAGTCCTCCTTCTCTCAGGCCAACAGCAAGAAGCGATCTCCTCAGTCGACTGCGGCGGTTTCGAGGAAGCTAGCGGGAGAAGCGGAGGGGAAGCGGTCGGAGGAGTCGATGAGGAAGGTCCTGTACTTGAGCACTTGGGGTCCGTATTGAGGTTCTCTGAATAGTATATAGATCGAGGAAGGCAATCGTAGCTCGTTGCATTGTATATGTATGCTGAAATTACAGCAAGGCAATACATTCCGCGATAGGACTTTTCCATTTGCACTACGGTTTACTCCCTCGTTCCCAACGCATGTCATTCATCGACGATTTTGATTAACCCGTTTCATGTAGAGATAGGGACGAGTCATCCGTAGACCCATTAAACGGGATGAGTCGGATCTAGTTAAAAACAATCTATCTAAATTGTCCATTCCTAACTCAATCCATACTTGACCTACCCGACTCATATtagtaaaatatatatttatttaactCAATTTAGAGAAATTCATACCCAAATAAAAATGATCGAATGAAGGTGAAaggagaaaattgtctaaaagaTCTTAAATCTATTTCACTTTGATTAATCtaatcccaaaccttttaattttgtcaattgagttctaatttttttgatacattgtcaattgagtcaagcCAATTAATTGTAATTCGAAATTCTTAGCTTGGATACCCATGGTGCCATATAAGACGATTGGCGCTGAATTGCGTAATATTTACTCtttattttccctatttttatcAAATCCAACAAGACACACCATGGATAATATTTACTAtttattttccctatttttatcAAATCTGACGAGAGACACCGATCGACCACAGGCAAGGGCTTCACAACCCTCGTGAGGTTTAGGCAAGGGTCGGCCAGTGACCCTCGTTGAACTTGataggaaaagagagagaggaaaagacggacaaagaaaaagaaaaagaataaaaatttgtcGAAGTCAATGTCGGCTATGCCATATTGGATGTCCGATATTTAATTCAACGATTTTTAactaaaattggtcggatggattcaattgacaaaattgaaaattttatgactaaattggctaaagcggaataggtttaggactttttagataattttcccgaacaagagagagtgaaaagaaaatcataaagtTACGTTggtctaagtaagttgtgaacccatttaacaAGCATATTATTTTAGATTTCACCATattaaacccatttatgaaCCATTAACTGAATGGAGTTAACCTATATAACAACTGGACccattaaatatgggttaagAAGCAAGTTCATGACTCATTTTGACAAATCTAACCACCTGTTTATGTGCGAAAGATATGGCTTTTCTGTCATGGACGAGGAAAGTAATGAAGCACatgtaaatttgatatgaatcATGTATAAAATAGTGAAGTTCGGTCACTAAAGTTTGAACGGGAAATTATCCTAAAGGAAGTCGCTACCATGGCAATCTAATAGCACTACCATTATTTTTGCCCTCACAATTTTTCAGTTAGTGAATGCTTCATACAAAATACGTAATGATGGCGCTTTGGATCTAGGGTCATATATAACTAGACTGTCATGAAAACATTTCCCTATcctaaaagtcataaacctattatgcTTTTTATCAATTctgttataaatattttatttttgtcaattcaatccccaATCTTTTCATATTTCGCCAATTGAGTTCGCTCGACTAATTCTGGCCAAAAATCGataacatggacatttttaaataatattttacatttttattttttcttcctttttgattttatttgctGTGGGCGGTCAGAGTCGCTTGCCGGAGGACGAAAGAtagacccccaaaaaaaaatttgcagaaaAGATGAGGTTCAGCAGTGACAGATAGGCATACAACATCGTCAGAAGAAGGCAAAAAAACACCAAAGAGGCAACGACCAGACAAGTAGTTTGGGACAACAAAACTTGGGGCGTGGTCGGATTTTCAAATTCAGAATACCGTGTGCTTCTTTTCGGTCGAACTCCCGAGCGGGCACCACGGGTTTTGGCCACCTTTGTCCTCATGAAATATCTGTCTGCTACTTGGTCCTCCTGCATCTGCATGGGCCGCCTCCTCAACCCCACCACAGCCCCTTGTTTTTCCCCGAACTCCTTTCGGCCTCTTGTGCCTCCGAATTCATGCATTTGGCGCTCTCAACGTACCATCTCATCTCATCTTGTACGCCTGTATTTAAGAACCACCCCATCCATCTCCTCACCCACAAACGCAGCACCATTGTGTCGTAGACCAGTGAGCAGGAGAAAAGATGAGCGTTTCGAGAAGAGCTTGGGTGGTAGCATCGAGCGTGGGAGCTGTGGAGGCACTGAAAGATCAGGGCTTCTGCAGGTGGAACTACGCCTTCCGGTCGCTGCACCAGCGAGCCAAGAACCATGTCCGGTCGTCCTTGTTGGCCCAGAAGAAGCTGTCCCCGATGTCCCGCGCCACGAACGATGAGTCGAAGCGGGCCGAGGAGTCCCTGAGGAAAGTCATGTTCTTGAGCTGTTGGGCTCCTAACTGATGGAACATTCCATGCAATTCTCTTATTATTGGATTCATATGGATCCCAAAAATATGCCTGTAAAATTGTATAGAGCAGCCTGCCCTTGCACCAGAAATTAATTAGCAATCATTATCGGAAGAAGTTAATTTCGAGGACTTATCCAGTCAAGACTTCTTGTAATGAATCTCTATCCtaatgaaaaaatttacttAATCATAGTTTTCCTAGTAGGTGCCCATTTTTACTGCATGTGCTTTCCTAGAGGTACTGTTTTAACATATGATCTTGATGCCTCTCCATGCCATGTCTAGAATGTCTTGTGCCTGAAATTAATTAGCAATCATTATAGGAAGAAGTCATTTATCAAGATGAAGTCCCAGAGAAAGCAAGCAGCTTCCCCAGCCAAGGGAGACTTCATGCACAATTAGATCGCCTATCCAATATCTGTAACCCACGAGTCCAAAAGCGTTTTTTGGGTGACTATTAGATTAACATTTtattttggcaaaaataaattattacgggtccattttttcaaaaatttaggaccCACAAGGTATTATTATTACTCTAAGACTGCGTATAACCTTCTCGTTGGATTTCACCTTCTCATTGGATTTCATAGACGAGCGCACTGTGTGTTAAAAGACAAAACGCCAATTACAGTTTCAGCAAAATCTTTAGATTATTGTCCCCACGTACTGTTTGATGAAAGAGATGGAGGCCCCATGGGCTGTAGCAAGATGGGGGTTATGGTGGGGGAGCATCCAGTCTTATTTTCCTGCTATAAGCACCgaggaaaaaaggaacaaaTTCGAGAATCATGGCACATCATCATCATTTCACGGCGTGCTCGTTTGTAGTATTTCAATGGAGGATTTTGCTTTATCCATTCTTTTCGAGCACAAAAGCATTCGATCCCACAGAACCCCACCACCTACAAAAGGCCGAGCATCTAAAAGCACCGCACTGGATCGACGTTGGTCGAGCTTGGTCCTCGAATGATTGGTCTATTTCGCCAAAGCATATTCTCCCTCCGCCACCTTGGTGTTACACGAGAAACGTAGCTCGTATCCCGTTAAATTTTGCCGGACGACGTCCATGATTTCGCAGCCAGCCTAGGAAAAAAGCCACGAATTAAGCGAAGTGGACAAGAATGAAAGTGGATGTTATTTTTGACTCATTTTGACCACTTTAAAGCAAACATCTTTCTTGGTACAGCGAAAACAACGTCAGACACAGCCTCAGGAAAAAGCATATGGGCGCTCATGATTGAACCGGTTCGCGTCGACATACCCCTTTTCTTGTTGAAACGAAAGCTTTGGATTTGCTATTTATCTTCCACTATAGAATACACCCTCGAATCTGTCTTCGCTCGCGTACAAAAAGTTTCTCCCTTTTCTCGAGCGAGATTCCGGCGGCCGATGGCCCTCGATCACGAGAGAGGAGAGGGTGACCACAAGAAGCTGTGGTCGCACCTAAAGATGCCGTTTTGGCAGTCGCCGTCTCCCGCGACTTCGTCGTCGGCTCCCGCGCCGTCGTTTCAGCAAAACCAGAGTGTCCACCTCGATCACCAGCTCAGTGATCATCACTCTACGAACGCGGTGGCTGCAATGGCGAAGTCTCTACTTCCCGCGAGGCGAAGACTCCGTCTTGATCCTCCAAACAAGCTCTTTTTCGCAtgtaattctctctctttctattgtTGCCTTGGAAATATCTCTGTTTCATCTGATTTTGCTTTCGCTGGTTCTGCTGGTGCTGTACCAGTCAAATCAGTACGTGGAAATGATGCCGTGTTCAATTTTTGTTTCAGCTATGACGTGATTCTTCATCTCTGAGAAAGATCTTTGGCTCGAATTGTTTGCTCCTAATGTTTCCTcgaatttcctttttgttttgtcaaatgGGCGTTGTTCATTTTCGTGCTACAGGTTAGATTGCTTCTTTGCTTGATAGGCTTTGAGACCTCGAgcactctctctgtctctctcggaGCTGGACGTGTTCCCTGATTCTAATACATTGTCAGTATTTGAAGTTTTAGGGAACAATTGGTTGGTGTCCCCGTCACTCTTAGCTGATACTTCCGAATAATTGTATTATCTAATCTTGTTCGGGGAAAAGGGACTACTTATTAAAGTTTACGTTTGTTATATTACATGATGTGGCATTGGTTTGGGGATGCTTTTGTTCTCAAATAAtgttctttcctttgtttttctgttcttcATCAGGGTATGTTCTTCTTGAGTCCTTTTGAGCTGCTCTGTCTTCAAAATAGTTGGTGCTTAAGTTCCCAAGTTTGTGGTCTCTGAATTGGAAATAGTTTAGCCTTTTCGAGTCCAAAGGCTTTGCTTGCTGAACATGTCTTTGGCAACGTGGCCTGAAGTTGCCTCTTACTTTAATTTAATCACAAGTTGGTTAGATGTTTCTATTAattctttgtttattttcaaCTTGAAGATGAACCTGGCAAGCAGGTTAGGAGTGCCATTGAGATCAAGAACGTGTCCAAGACTCATGTAGCATTCAAGGTAAGAAGGTGACCTTTGCGTACtgggaaatgagaagaaatgtGTGAGAGCATCATTGGAGAAAGTTGAAAGCTTCTGTCATTTACTTGCTGAATCTTTTAGCTTGATGAGAGTCCGGCTTTCTAAATTTGACTTGCATAAGCAGGGCTTGTTCGTCTTTGCGAACGTCGTGTGGGCCTTCGATGTTGCATTGTTTGGTATTTGAAGCTTGAACATGTAATTGACAAGTTCTCGActctttcttttatctcttCAGTTCCAAACAACTGCCCCCAAGAGTTGCTACATGCGGCCTCCAGGGAGCGTGCTCGCTCCTGGAGAGAATCTCATTGCGACAGGTAAACTTAACTACTGTCTCTTACCCCATCAGCGACATGCAACAAAAGCATACGTTCATTGTATTCATACTTTGATCAGCATGTCCATAACGCTTTATGCACATACCGTAACGGAAGTTGTTCAGTTCTTGTTTCAAACTATTGACTGATGCAGTGTTCAAATTCGTGGAGCCCCCCGAGAACGACGACAAACCAGTTACCCTGAAGAGTATCGTTAAGTTCAAAATCATGAGTTTAAAAGTCAATGGGCAAATGGATTATGTCCCTGAACTGGTACGCATTTCAGGCCTTCATTGACTTTTGTGTTCATTCAAGTGCAGCTAGAACTGAATAGAGACTTGATGGATGTAATGTGTTGATCTTTGTGATAAGCATGTTTCATTTTCTGCCCAGTCCACGT
Protein-coding sequences here:
- the LOC125315852 gene encoding uncharacterized protein LOC125315852, whose product is MSVSRRAWVVASSVGAVEALKDQGFCRWNYAFRSLHQRAKNHVRSSLLAQKKLSPMSRATNDESKRAEESLRKVMFLSCWAPN
- the LOC115727157 gene encoding vesicle-associated protein 4-1-like, whose translation is MLFLTHFDHFKANIFLGTAKTTSDTASGKSIWALMIEPVRVDIPLFLLKRKLWICYLSSTIEYTLESVFARVQKVSPFSRARFRRPMALDHERGEGDHKKLWSHLKMPFWQSPSPATSSSAPAPSFQQNQSVHLDHQLSDHHSTNAVAAMAKSLLPARRRLRLDPPNKLFFAYEPGKQVRSAIEIKNVSKTHVAFKFQTTAPKSCYMRPPGSVLAPGENLIATVFKFVEPPENDDKPVTLKSIVKFKIMSLKVNGQMDYVPELFEEQRDQVTVEKILRVVFLDPEQPSHLLEKLRRQLAEADATLESRKKPLEEPGVGPVKEGLVIDEWKERRERYLAQQHVEGVDLV